A single genomic interval of Malania oleifera isolate guangnan ecotype guangnan chromosome 13, ASM2987363v1, whole genome shotgun sequence harbors:
- the LOC131146131 gene encoding uncharacterized protein LOC131146131 produces MRNGNNSVETVNAAAMAIVTADSRVQPVTVRKRRWGSCWSQYWCFGFHKHSKRIGHAVIIPEQIVPGTAAPAAENLSHSTTIVLPFIAPPSSPASFLQSDPPSATQSPAGMLSLTCLSVNAYSPGGPASIFAIGPYAYETQLVSPPVFSTLTTEPSTAPFTPPPESVQLTTPPSPEVPFAQLLTSSLERSRKNSGTNQKFALSHYEFQSYQLYPGSPVGQLISPSSAVSNSGTSSPFPGKCPVLEFRMGEAPKLLGFEHFGNCKWDSRLGSGSLTPDGVGPPSRDSFLPENQISEVASLANSENESHNGNAVIDHRVSFELTHEDIASCLKKELAAEEIVAARPLDRVAEGTIQRDALSRITENCGELCDGEAPNKNPETASGQEQCSQKHCSTALGLIKEFNFDNTKGDVLDKPANSSEWWANENVVRREVGPRNSWTFFQMLQPGVS; encoded by the exons atgagaaatggaaataACAGCGTGGAGACGGTAAACGCGGCGGCGATGGCGATCGTAACGGCGGACAGTCGAGTTCAGCCAGTTACGGTTCGG AAGAGAAGATGGGGAAGTTGCTGGAGTCAATACTGGTGTTTTGGATTTCACAAACATAGCAAACGAATTGGTCATGCCGTCATCATTCCTGAACAGATTGTGCCAGGAACTGCTGCTCCAGCTGCTGAAAACTTGAGCCATTCAACAACCATAGTGTTACCCTTCATTGCTCCTCCCTCTTCCCCTGCATCTTTTCTCCAATCAGATCCTCCATCTGCCACTCAGTCGCCAGCAGGAATGCTATCTCTCACTTGCCTTTCTGTCAATGCTTACTCCCCTGGCGGGCCAGCCTCCATTTTTGCCATTGGCCCTTATGCTTATGAGACGCAGTTAGTCTCACCGCCTGTGTTTTCTACCTTAACCACTGAACCTTCCACTGCTCCATTTACTCCCCCTCCAGAATCGGTGCAACTGACTACTCCTCCATCCCCTGAAGTTCCATTTGCTCAACTGCTGACATCGTCACTGGAACGTAGTAGAAAGAACAGTGGGACCAATCAGAAATTTGCATTATCCCATTATGAGTTTCAGTCCTATCAACTGTATCCAGGAAGTCCTGTTGGACAACTCATTTCGCCAAGCTCAGCAGTGTCAAATTCAGGCACTTCTTCCCCTTTTCCTGGCAAATGCCCGGTTCTTGAGTTTCGCATGGGGGAAGCCCCAAAGCTCTTGGGCTTCGAACATTTTGGCAATTGCAAGTGGGATTCAAGGCTAGGTTCAGGGTCCTTGACACCAGATGGTGTGGGGCCTCCCTCTCGAGACAGTTTCCTTCCGGAGAATCAAATTTCTGAGGTGGCATCCCTTGCCAACTCAGAAAATGAATCCCATAATGGCAATGCTGTAATTGACCACAGAGTTTCGTTTGAGTTGACTCATGAAGATATTGCAAGTTGTCTCAAAAAGGAACTAGCGGCAGAAGAAATTGTGGCAGCACGTCCTCTGGATAGAGTTGCAGAAGGCACAATTCAAAGGGATGCACTTTCAAGAATTACTGAGAATTGTGGTGAACTTTGTGATGGGGAAGCTCCTAACAAAAACCCTGAGACAGCTTCAGGACAGGAACAGTGCAGCCAAAAGCATTGTTCGACTGCCCTTGGGTTGATCAAAGAGTTTAATTTTGATAACACAAAGGGAGATGTCTTGGATAAGCCAGCCAACAGCTCAGAGTGGTGGGCTAATGAAAATGTTGTTCGAAGGGAAGTTGGGCCCCGAAACAGCTGGACTTTTTTCCAAATGCTACAACCGGGGGTCAGTTGA
- the LOC131146241 gene encoding silicon efflux transporter LSI2-like isoform X2, translated as MAMAASVKLVLGSIAFAIFWILAVFPAVPFLPVGRTAGSLLGAMLMVIFQVVTPDQAYAAIDLPILGLLFGTMVVSVYLEKADMFKYLGKLLTWKSRGAKDLIFRICLVSAISSALFTNDTSCVVLTEFVLKIARQHNLPPHPFLLALASSANIGSSATPIGNPQNLVIAVQSKLSFGEFLFGILPAMLMGVFVNALILLCMYWKLLSVQKDEEDAAAEVVGEDDMVSHRFSPATMSHMTSPNSQEWSSALGSVSFRKSPNMIGNAGHVEILRSRINSIENDIQRVPSGGLDSARDSNVSKEVTNDLSSWRKEENFLSRNVSSKVGLSDALSMQSSREKEGLTKRWKQILWKAGVYVVTVGMLVSLLMGMNMSWTAITAALALVILDFRDARPCLEKVSYSILIFFCGMFITVDGFNKTGIPSNIWEIMEPYAQIDNAKGVAVLALVILVLSNVASNVPTESVFLSSSIAWRTGGSISCCNFSCR; from the exons ATGGCGATGGCTGCTTCTGTGAAACTAGTACTGGGTTCAATTGCCTTTGCAATTTTCTGGATACTAGCAGTCTTCCCGGCTGTGCCTTTCCTGCCTGTTGGGAGGACCGCGGGGTCTCTTTTAGGGGCTATGCTTATGGTAATCTTCCAAGTCGTAACCCCAGATCAAGCATATGCTGCAATTGATCTCCCGATCCTCGGTCTTCTCTTTGGGACTATGGTTGTTAGTGTTTATCTTGAAAAAGCAGATATGTTTAAATATTTGGGTAAGTTGCTTACATGGAAAAGCAGAGGAGCCAAGGACTTAATTTTTCGAATTTGCCTGGTTTCTGCCATTTCAAGTGCCCTCTTCACCAATGACACCTCTTGTGTTGTTTTGACTGAATTTGTACTAAAAATTGCAAGGCAACATAATCTCCCACCTCATCCATTCTTACTAGCCCTTGCCTCAAGTGCAAATATTGGATCGTCAGCAACTCCCATCGGAAATCCTCAAAACCTGGTCATAGCTGTTCAGAGTAAGTTGTCCTTTGGAGAATTCTTATTTGGAATTCTTCCTGCAATGCTAATGGGAGTTTTTGTCAATGCTTTAATTCTCCTGTGCATGTATTGGAAGTTATTATCTGTTCAAAAGGATGAAGAAGATGCAGCTGCGGAAGTGGTGGGTGAGGATGATATGGTTTCTCATCGGTTTTCACCAGCGACAATGTCACATATGACATCACCAAATTCTCAAGAATGGAGCTCTGCATTGGGATCTGTAAGTTTCCGCAAGTCTCCTAATATGATAGGAAATGCAGGCCATGTTGAGATTCTTAGAAGCCGAATAAATTCGATTGAGAATGATATCCAGAGAGTCCCTAGTGGTGGATTGGACTCTGCAAGGGATTCAAATGTATCAAAAGAGGTGACAAATGATTTATCATCTTGGAGAAAGGAGGAAAATTTTCTTTCAAGAAATGTTTCATCAAAGGTTGGATTGAGTGATGCTTTATCTATGCAGTCTTCACGAGAAAAGGAGGGTTTGACCAAGAGATGGAAACAAATCCTATGGAAGGCAGGTGTTTATGTTGTCACTGTGGGAATGTTGGTTTCTTTGCTTATGGGTATGAATATGTCATGGACTGCAATTACTGCTGCTCTTGCACTGGTGATTCTTGATTTCAGGGATGCTAGGCCATGCCTAGAAAAG GTCTCTTATTCAATCTTAATATTTTTTTGCGGAATGTTTATCACGGTTGATGGCTTTAACAAAACTGGGATCCCAAGCAATATTTGGGAGATCATGGAGCCTTATGCACAGATTGATAATGCTAAAGGGGTAGCAGTTCTTGCCCTTGTCATACTTGTACTCTCAAATGTGGCTTCAAATGTGCCGACTG AATCTGTTTTTTTGTCTAGTTCTATTGCTTGGAGGACGGGTGGCAGCATCAGCTGCTGCAATTTCTCCTGCAGATGA
- the LOC131146241 gene encoding silicon efflux transporter LSI2-like isoform X3 has protein sequence MAMAASVKLVLGSIAFAIFWILAVFPAVPFLPVGRTAGSLLGAMLMVIFQVVTPDQAYAAIDLPILGLLFGTMVVSVYLEKADMFKYLGKLLTWKSRGAKDLIFRICLVSAISSALFTNDTSCVVLTEFVLKIARQHNLPPHPFLLALASSANIGSSATPIGNPQNLVIAVQSKLSFGEFLFGILPAMLMGVFVNALILLCMYWKLLSVQKDEEDAAAEVVGEDDMVSHRFSPATMSHMTSPNSQEWSSALGSVSFRKSPNMIGNAGHVEILRSRINSIENDIQRVPSGGLDSARDSNVSKEVTNDLSSWRKEENFLSRNVSSKVGLSDALSMQSSREKEGLTKRWKQILWKAGVYVVTVGMLVSLLMGMNMSWTAITAALALVILDFRDARPCLEKVSYSILIFFCGMFITVDGFNKTGIPSNIWEIMEPYAQIDNAKGVAVLALVILVLSNVASNVPTDGTVNSTTPSSD, from the exons ATGGCGATGGCTGCTTCTGTGAAACTAGTACTGGGTTCAATTGCCTTTGCAATTTTCTGGATACTAGCAGTCTTCCCGGCTGTGCCTTTCCTGCCTGTTGGGAGGACCGCGGGGTCTCTTTTAGGGGCTATGCTTATGGTAATCTTCCAAGTCGTAACCCCAGATCAAGCATATGCTGCAATTGATCTCCCGATCCTCGGTCTTCTCTTTGGGACTATGGTTGTTAGTGTTTATCTTGAAAAAGCAGATATGTTTAAATATTTGGGTAAGTTGCTTACATGGAAAAGCAGAGGAGCCAAGGACTTAATTTTTCGAATTTGCCTGGTTTCTGCCATTTCAAGTGCCCTCTTCACCAATGACACCTCTTGTGTTGTTTTGACTGAATTTGTACTAAAAATTGCAAGGCAACATAATCTCCCACCTCATCCATTCTTACTAGCCCTTGCCTCAAGTGCAAATATTGGATCGTCAGCAACTCCCATCGGAAATCCTCAAAACCTGGTCATAGCTGTTCAGAGTAAGTTGTCCTTTGGAGAATTCTTATTTGGAATTCTTCCTGCAATGCTAATGGGAGTTTTTGTCAATGCTTTAATTCTCCTGTGCATGTATTGGAAGTTATTATCTGTTCAAAAGGATGAAGAAGATGCAGCTGCGGAAGTGGTGGGTGAGGATGATATGGTTTCTCATCGGTTTTCACCAGCGACAATGTCACATATGACATCACCAAATTCTCAAGAATGGAGCTCTGCATTGGGATCTGTAAGTTTCCGCAAGTCTCCTAATATGATAGGAAATGCAGGCCATGTTGAGATTCTTAGAAGCCGAATAAATTCGATTGAGAATGATATCCAGAGAGTCCCTAGTGGTGGATTGGACTCTGCAAGGGATTCAAATGTATCAAAAGAGGTGACAAATGATTTATCATCTTGGAGAAAGGAGGAAAATTTTCTTTCAAGAAATGTTTCATCAAAGGTTGGATTGAGTGATGCTTTATCTATGCAGTCTTCACGAGAAAAGGAGGGTTTGACCAAGAGATGGAAACAAATCCTATGGAAGGCAGGTGTTTATGTTGTCACTGTGGGAATGTTGGTTTCTTTGCTTATGGGTATGAATATGTCATGGACTGCAATTACTGCTGCTCTTGCACTGGTGATTCTTGATTTCAGGGATGCTAGGCCATGCCTAGAAAAG GTCTCTTATTCAATCTTAATATTTTTTTGCGGAATGTTTATCACGGTTGATGGCTTTAACAAAACTGGGATCCCAAGCAATATTTGGGAGATCATGGAGCCTTATGCACAGATTGATAATGCTAAAGGGGTAGCAGTTCTTGCCCTTGTCATACTTGTACTCTCAAATGTGGCTTCAAATGTGCCGACTG ACGGCACCGTCAACAGCACAACTCCGTCGTCCGATTGA
- the LOC131146241 gene encoding silicon efflux transporter LSI2-like isoform X1 codes for MAMAASVKLVLGSIAFAIFWILAVFPAVPFLPVGRTAGSLLGAMLMVIFQVVTPDQAYAAIDLPILGLLFGTMVVSVYLEKADMFKYLGKLLTWKSRGAKDLIFRICLVSAISSALFTNDTSCVVLTEFVLKIARQHNLPPHPFLLALASSANIGSSATPIGNPQNLVIAVQSKLSFGEFLFGILPAMLMGVFVNALILLCMYWKLLSVQKDEEDAAAEVVGEDDMVSHRFSPATMSHMTSPNSQEWSSALGSVSFRKSPNMIGNAGHVEILRSRINSIENDIQRVPSGGLDSARDSNVSKEVTNDLSSWRKEENFLSRNVSSKVGLSDALSMQSSREKEGLTKRWKQILWKAGVYVVTVGMLVSLLMGMNMSWTAITAALALVILDFRDARPCLEKVSYSILIFFCGMFITVDGFNKTGIPSNIWEIMEPYAQIDNAKGVAVLALVILVLSNVASNVPTVLLLGGRVAASAAAISPADEKKSWLILAWVSTVAGNLSLLGSAANLIVCEQARSAQYVGYTLSFWSHLKFGVPSTLIVTAVGLTLIKR; via the exons ATGGCGATGGCTGCTTCTGTGAAACTAGTACTGGGTTCAATTGCCTTTGCAATTTTCTGGATACTAGCAGTCTTCCCGGCTGTGCCTTTCCTGCCTGTTGGGAGGACCGCGGGGTCTCTTTTAGGGGCTATGCTTATGGTAATCTTCCAAGTCGTAACCCCAGATCAAGCATATGCTGCAATTGATCTCCCGATCCTCGGTCTTCTCTTTGGGACTATGGTTGTTAGTGTTTATCTTGAAAAAGCAGATATGTTTAAATATTTGGGTAAGTTGCTTACATGGAAAAGCAGAGGAGCCAAGGACTTAATTTTTCGAATTTGCCTGGTTTCTGCCATTTCAAGTGCCCTCTTCACCAATGACACCTCTTGTGTTGTTTTGACTGAATTTGTACTAAAAATTGCAAGGCAACATAATCTCCCACCTCATCCATTCTTACTAGCCCTTGCCTCAAGTGCAAATATTGGATCGTCAGCAACTCCCATCGGAAATCCTCAAAACCTGGTCATAGCTGTTCAGAGTAAGTTGTCCTTTGGAGAATTCTTATTTGGAATTCTTCCTGCAATGCTAATGGGAGTTTTTGTCAATGCTTTAATTCTCCTGTGCATGTATTGGAAGTTATTATCTGTTCAAAAGGATGAAGAAGATGCAGCTGCGGAAGTGGTGGGTGAGGATGATATGGTTTCTCATCGGTTTTCACCAGCGACAATGTCACATATGACATCACCAAATTCTCAAGAATGGAGCTCTGCATTGGGATCTGTAAGTTTCCGCAAGTCTCCTAATATGATAGGAAATGCAGGCCATGTTGAGATTCTTAGAAGCCGAATAAATTCGATTGAGAATGATATCCAGAGAGTCCCTAGTGGTGGATTGGACTCTGCAAGGGATTCAAATGTATCAAAAGAGGTGACAAATGATTTATCATCTTGGAGAAAGGAGGAAAATTTTCTTTCAAGAAATGTTTCATCAAAGGTTGGATTGAGTGATGCTTTATCTATGCAGTCTTCACGAGAAAAGGAGGGTTTGACCAAGAGATGGAAACAAATCCTATGGAAGGCAGGTGTTTATGTTGTCACTGTGGGAATGTTGGTTTCTTTGCTTATGGGTATGAATATGTCATGGACTGCAATTACTGCTGCTCTTGCACTGGTGATTCTTGATTTCAGGGATGCTAGGCCATGCCTAGAAAAG GTCTCTTATTCAATCTTAATATTTTTTTGCGGAATGTTTATCACGGTTGATGGCTTTAACAAAACTGGGATCCCAAGCAATATTTGGGAGATCATGGAGCCTTATGCACAGATTGATAATGCTAAAGGGGTAGCAGTTCTTGCCCTTGTCATACTTGTACTCTCAAATGTGGCTTCAAATGTGCCGACTG TTCTATTGCTTGGAGGACGGGTGGCAGCATCAGCTGCTGCAATTTCTCCTGCAGATGAGAAGAAATCGTGGCTCATTTTGGCTTGGGTCAGCACTGTGGCTGGGAATCTTTCACTTTTGGGGTCCGCGGCTAACTTGATAGTGTGTGAGCAAGCTCGGAGCGCTCAGTACGTTGGATACACACTTTCTTTCTGGAGCCATCTCAAATTTGGAGTTCCCTCCACCTTGATTGTCACTGCTGTTGGTTTGACACTCATAAAGAGATGA